In Plodia interpunctella isolate USDA-ARS_2022_Savannah chromosome 1, ilPloInte3.2, whole genome shotgun sequence, one DNA window encodes the following:
- the Golgin97 gene encoding golgin subfamily A member 1 isoform X2 — MFASLKSKIKEETGSDISKLTSSWRNGAFLGRISLRDDSSTASPSSSGGPGDSTSDSISPQLESYLSDRTGGQVDQAGLQQQYAAQLELKLKDRDAYWEKKIEELKLSLASVQGEEAAAAQSVARTAQAEAARAASERDAALSQLRELRARLAAVERAQDRLDDITEELEQSRREWSRERSQLSAALSAADARARDLADQLAVVSAALPTDHALHHMHDDDKRELSPSGCEDYDVVCRERAVLSRQLQEAKVALADVKTSWSGQIASLETQVARLSRQAGEEGAERRRVEMEKKEMQDKLVSMAAELEKARQNLANSEAKDKTMDLETRIQELTEENDQLKVTLENERTLVKILKEKVDKSNRLYDEQKAEVSRLSDLMTEVRNDRNELRKKHDKERREKDEAILRNAHMSQSIEMSQSNVRYQETEIADLKAKMTELEAVIAQHKENQAACMLIKETEEARKTEIEELKRKVEESVENEAKLKKTIQQFETEICDKNKKIKSLDCRIADMKKTLQRELQNSKSDLSAAEEQDISRRYLKHVVLRFLTARELEARQLTRALSTLLRLSPHEEALLRAALAARSAWFPSLS, encoded by the exons ATGTTTGCTAGTTTAAAAAGCAAGATAAAGGAGGAAACTGGTAGCGATATTAGTAAATTGACTAGTAGTTGGCGTAATGGAGCATTTTTAGGTCGTATATCGCTCAGAGATGATTCA TCCACAGCCAGTCCATCCAGCTCAGGTGGACCGGGAGATTCAACATCAGAT TCAATTTCCCCACAACTGGAGTCATACTTGTCAGACCGTACTGGTGGGCAGGTAGACCAAGCTGGGTTGCAGCAGCAGTATGCCGCACAGCTGGAGCTAAAGCTCAAAGATAGAGATGCTTACTGGGAAAAGAAGATTGAGGAGCTGAAACTCTCGTTGGCTTCTGTACAAG GAGAGGAGGCAGCGGCTGCTCAAAGCGTTGCTCGCACCGCCCAGGCGGaggcggcgcgggcggcgaGTGAGCGAGATGCCGCGCTCTCGCAGCTGCGAGAGCTGCGCGCGCGCCTCGCCGCTGTGGAGCGAGCGCAGGATCGTCTCGATGACATCACT GAAGAATTGGAGCAATCTCGGCGGGAGTGGTCCCGGGAGCGCTCGCAGCTGTCCGCGGCGCTGAGCGCGGCGgacgcgcgcgcgcgcgaTCTCGCGGATCAGTTGGCGGTCGTGAGCGCCGCGTTGCCCACCGACCACGCGCTGCATCACATGCACGATGACG ACAAACGGGAGTTGAGTCCGTCAGGATGCGAGGACTACGACGTCGTGTGCCGAGAGCGGGCAGTGTTGTCGCGACAACTGCAGGAGGCTAAGGTCGCGCTGGCTGACGTCAAAACGTCGTGGAGTGGGCAAATCGCCTCCTTGGAGACACAG GTGGCGCGGTTGTCGCGTCAGGCTGGGGAAGAGGGGGCGGAGCGGAGAAGAGTCGAGATGGAAAAGAAAGAGATGCAAGATAAACTAGTCAGCATGGCCGCTGAACTGGAAAAGGCACGGCAGAACTTGGCCAATAGTGAAGCTAAG GATAAAACAATGGACCTTGAAACACGGATACAAGAGCTAACAGAAGAGAACGACCAACTGAAAGTAACTTTGGAGAATGAACGGACCCTGGTGAAGATACTAAAGGAGAAGGTCGACAAGTCGAATAGGCTGTATGACGAGCAGAAGGCTGAGGTGTCCAGGCTGAGCGACCTTATGACGGAGGTGCGAAACGATAGGAACGAATTGAGGAAAAAACATGATAA AGAAAGGAGGGAAAAGGACGAAGCGATACTCCGGAACGCACACATGTCTCAGTCGATCGAGATGAGTCAGAGCAATGTGCGCTACCAAGAGACTGAGATAGCTGACCTGAAGGCCAAGATGACGGAGCTGGAGGCTGTTATAGCGCAACACAAAGAG AATCAAGCAGCGTGCATGCTAATAAAAGAAACTGAGGAGGCGCGAAAAACGGAAATCGAAGAGCTGAAGAGAAAAGTCGAGGAGTCGGTGGAAAACGAAGCGAAACTTAAAAAGACTATACAACAATTTGAAACTGAAatctgtgataaaaataag aaaataaaaagcttaGACTGTCGGATAGCGGACATGAAGAAGACACTTCAACGGGAGCTTCAGAACAGTAAGTCTGACCTCTCCGCAGCGGAGGAGCAGGACATTAGCAGAAGGTAC TTAAAACACGTGGTTCTCCGTTTCCTGACCGCGCGGGAGCTGGAGGCGCGGCAGCTGACGCGCGCGCTGAGCACGCTGCTGCGGCTGTCGCCGCACGAGGAGGCGCTGCTGCGCGCCGCGCTCGCCGCGCGCTCCGCCTGGTTCCCCTCCCTCTCCTGA
- the Golgin97 gene encoding golgin subfamily A member 1 isoform X3 — protein sequence MFASLKSKIKEETGSDISKLTSSWRNGAFLGRISLRDDSSTASPSSSGGPGDSTSDSISPQLESYLSDRTGGQVDQAGLQQQYAAQLELKLKDRDAYWEKKIEELKLSLASVQGEEAAAAQSVARTAQAEAARAASERDAALSQLRELRARLAAVERAQDRLDDITEELEQSRREWSRERSQLSAALSAADARARDLADQLAVVSAALPTDHALHHMHDDDKRELSPSGCEDYDVVCRERAVLSRQLQEAKVALADVKTSWSGQIASLETQDKTMDLETRIQELTEENDQLKVTLENERTLVKILKEKVDKSNRLYDEQKAEVSRLSDLMTEVRNDRNELRKKHDKERREKDEAILRNAHMSQSIEMSQSNVRYQETEIADLKAKMTELEAVIAQHKENQAACMLIKETEEARKTEIEELKRKVEESVENEAKLKKTIQQFETEICDKNKKIKSLDCRIADMKKTLQRELQNSKSDLSAAEEQDISRRYLKHVVLRFLTARELEARQLTRALSTLLRLSPHEEALLRAALAARSAWFPSLS from the exons ATGTTTGCTAGTTTAAAAAGCAAGATAAAGGAGGAAACTGGTAGCGATATTAGTAAATTGACTAGTAGTTGGCGTAATGGAGCATTTTTAGGTCGTATATCGCTCAGAGATGATTCA TCCACAGCCAGTCCATCCAGCTCAGGTGGACCGGGAGATTCAACATCAGAT TCAATTTCCCCACAACTGGAGTCATACTTGTCAGACCGTACTGGTGGGCAGGTAGACCAAGCTGGGTTGCAGCAGCAGTATGCCGCACAGCTGGAGCTAAAGCTCAAAGATAGAGATGCTTACTGGGAAAAGAAGATTGAGGAGCTGAAACTCTCGTTGGCTTCTGTACAAG GAGAGGAGGCAGCGGCTGCTCAAAGCGTTGCTCGCACCGCCCAGGCGGaggcggcgcgggcggcgaGTGAGCGAGATGCCGCGCTCTCGCAGCTGCGAGAGCTGCGCGCGCGCCTCGCCGCTGTGGAGCGAGCGCAGGATCGTCTCGATGACATCACT GAAGAATTGGAGCAATCTCGGCGGGAGTGGTCCCGGGAGCGCTCGCAGCTGTCCGCGGCGCTGAGCGCGGCGgacgcgcgcgcgcgcgaTCTCGCGGATCAGTTGGCGGTCGTGAGCGCCGCGTTGCCCACCGACCACGCGCTGCATCACATGCACGATGACG ACAAACGGGAGTTGAGTCCGTCAGGATGCGAGGACTACGACGTCGTGTGCCGAGAGCGGGCAGTGTTGTCGCGACAACTGCAGGAGGCTAAGGTCGCGCTGGCTGACGTCAAAACGTCGTGGAGTGGGCAAATCGCCTCCTTGGAGACACAG GATAAAACAATGGACCTTGAAACACGGATACAAGAGCTAACAGAAGAGAACGACCAACTGAAAGTAACTTTGGAGAATGAACGGACCCTGGTGAAGATACTAAAGGAGAAGGTCGACAAGTCGAATAGGCTGTATGACGAGCAGAAGGCTGAGGTGTCCAGGCTGAGCGACCTTATGACGGAGGTGCGAAACGATAGGAACGAATTGAGGAAAAAACATGATAA AGAAAGGAGGGAAAAGGACGAAGCGATACTCCGGAACGCACACATGTCTCAGTCGATCGAGATGAGTCAGAGCAATGTGCGCTACCAAGAGACTGAGATAGCTGACCTGAAGGCCAAGATGACGGAGCTGGAGGCTGTTATAGCGCAACACAAAGAG AATCAAGCAGCGTGCATGCTAATAAAAGAAACTGAGGAGGCGCGAAAAACGGAAATCGAAGAGCTGAAGAGAAAAGTCGAGGAGTCGGTGGAAAACGAAGCGAAACTTAAAAAGACTATACAACAATTTGAAACTGAAatctgtgataaaaataag aaaataaaaagcttaGACTGTCGGATAGCGGACATGAAGAAGACACTTCAACGGGAGCTTCAGAACAGTAAGTCTGACCTCTCCGCAGCGGAGGAGCAGGACATTAGCAGAAGGTAC TTAAAACACGTGGTTCTCCGTTTCCTGACCGCGCGGGAGCTGGAGGCGCGGCAGCTGACGCGCGCGCTGAGCACGCTGCTGCGGCTGTCGCCGCACGAGGAGGCGCTGCTGCGCGCCGCGCTCGCCGCGCGCTCCGCCTGGTTCCCCTCCCTCTCCTGA
- the Golgin97 gene encoding golgin subfamily A member 1 isoform X1, giving the protein MFASLKSKIKEETGSDISKLTSSWRNGAFLGRISLRDDSSTASPSSSGGPGDSTSDSISPQLESYLSDRTGGQVDQAGLQQQYAAQLELKLKDRDAYWEKKIEELKLSLASVQGEEAAAAQSVARTAQAEAARAASERDAALSQLRELRARLAAVERAQDRLDDITEELEQSRREWSRERSQLSAALSAADARARDLADQLAVVSAALPTDHALHHMHDDDKRELSPSGCEDYDVVCRERAVLSRQLQEAKVALADVKTSWSGQIASLETQVARLSRQAGEEGAERRRVEMEKKEMQDKLVSMAAELEKARQNLANSEAKVVRLNGEAHSLALEVKALRNSQDHSDDKTMDLETRIQELTEENDQLKVTLENERTLVKILKEKVDKSNRLYDEQKAEVSRLSDLMTEVRNDRNELRKKHDKERREKDEAILRNAHMSQSIEMSQSNVRYQETEIADLKAKMTELEAVIAQHKENQAACMLIKETEEARKTEIEELKRKVEESVENEAKLKKTIQQFETEICDKNKKIKSLDCRIADMKKTLQRELQNSKSDLSAAEEQDISRRYLKHVVLRFLTARELEARQLTRALSTLLRLSPHEEALLRAALAARSAWFPSLS; this is encoded by the exons ATGTTTGCTAGTTTAAAAAGCAAGATAAAGGAGGAAACTGGTAGCGATATTAGTAAATTGACTAGTAGTTGGCGTAATGGAGCATTTTTAGGTCGTATATCGCTCAGAGATGATTCA TCCACAGCCAGTCCATCCAGCTCAGGTGGACCGGGAGATTCAACATCAGAT TCAATTTCCCCACAACTGGAGTCATACTTGTCAGACCGTACTGGTGGGCAGGTAGACCAAGCTGGGTTGCAGCAGCAGTATGCCGCACAGCTGGAGCTAAAGCTCAAAGATAGAGATGCTTACTGGGAAAAGAAGATTGAGGAGCTGAAACTCTCGTTGGCTTCTGTACAAG GAGAGGAGGCAGCGGCTGCTCAAAGCGTTGCTCGCACCGCCCAGGCGGaggcggcgcgggcggcgaGTGAGCGAGATGCCGCGCTCTCGCAGCTGCGAGAGCTGCGCGCGCGCCTCGCCGCTGTGGAGCGAGCGCAGGATCGTCTCGATGACATCACT GAAGAATTGGAGCAATCTCGGCGGGAGTGGTCCCGGGAGCGCTCGCAGCTGTCCGCGGCGCTGAGCGCGGCGgacgcgcgcgcgcgcgaTCTCGCGGATCAGTTGGCGGTCGTGAGCGCCGCGTTGCCCACCGACCACGCGCTGCATCACATGCACGATGACG ACAAACGGGAGTTGAGTCCGTCAGGATGCGAGGACTACGACGTCGTGTGCCGAGAGCGGGCAGTGTTGTCGCGACAACTGCAGGAGGCTAAGGTCGCGCTGGCTGACGTCAAAACGTCGTGGAGTGGGCAAATCGCCTCCTTGGAGACACAG GTGGCGCGGTTGTCGCGTCAGGCTGGGGAAGAGGGGGCGGAGCGGAGAAGAGTCGAGATGGAAAAGAAAGAGATGCAAGATAAACTAGTCAGCATGGCCGCTGAACTGGAAAAGGCACGGCAGAACTTGGCCAATAGTGAAGCTAAG GTGGTGCGGTTGAATGGGGAGGCCCACTCGCTGGCCCTGGAGGTGAAGGCGCTTCGCAACTCGCAGGACCACTCCGAC GATAAAACAATGGACCTTGAAACACGGATACAAGAGCTAACAGAAGAGAACGACCAACTGAAAGTAACTTTGGAGAATGAACGGACCCTGGTGAAGATACTAAAGGAGAAGGTCGACAAGTCGAATAGGCTGTATGACGAGCAGAAGGCTGAGGTGTCCAGGCTGAGCGACCTTATGACGGAGGTGCGAAACGATAGGAACGAATTGAGGAAAAAACATGATAA AGAAAGGAGGGAAAAGGACGAAGCGATACTCCGGAACGCACACATGTCTCAGTCGATCGAGATGAGTCAGAGCAATGTGCGCTACCAAGAGACTGAGATAGCTGACCTGAAGGCCAAGATGACGGAGCTGGAGGCTGTTATAGCGCAACACAAAGAG AATCAAGCAGCGTGCATGCTAATAAAAGAAACTGAGGAGGCGCGAAAAACGGAAATCGAAGAGCTGAAGAGAAAAGTCGAGGAGTCGGTGGAAAACGAAGCGAAACTTAAAAAGACTATACAACAATTTGAAACTGAAatctgtgataaaaataag aaaataaaaagcttaGACTGTCGGATAGCGGACATGAAGAAGACACTTCAACGGGAGCTTCAGAACAGTAAGTCTGACCTCTCCGCAGCGGAGGAGCAGGACATTAGCAGAAGGTAC TTAAAACACGTGGTTCTCCGTTTCCTGACCGCGCGGGAGCTGGAGGCGCGGCAGCTGACGCGCGCGCTGAGCACGCTGCTGCGGCTGTCGCCGCACGAGGAGGCGCTGCTGCGCGCCGCGCTCGCCGCGCGCTCCGCCTGGTTCCCCTCCCTCTCCTGA